A single region of the Indicator indicator isolate 239-I01 chromosome 3, UM_Iind_1.1, whole genome shotgun sequence genome encodes:
- the CERK gene encoding ceramide kinase: MEQLLGGRRPQLVSMMGLGQRSWEVTLDEERGRLAWRNPRPLRRGGENCFLPISEIIAVEETELNKKQRNIGKWQKMAKPHAFTVYYVKKARNHRWRCNDVTFWCADEHLCNQWIQVLKELLEMQKSRPKQLLVYINPYGGKRQGKRIYEQKVAPLFSLASISTDVVITEHANHAKDNLFEVNINKYDGVVCVGGDGMFSEVMHGLIGRMQKDSGIDQNNPKAPLVQCNIRIGIIPAGSTDCICYSTIGISDPVTSALHIIVGDCQPLDVSSVHHNNTFLKYSVSLLGYGFYGDLLKDSEKKRWMGPIRYDYSGFKTFLSHHYYEGTLSFQPAKHTLGSPRDKDSCRTGCYICKKSEQQLAEQRKEYGLKHEEDEEEWKVIKGKFLAINAVNMSCACPRSPKGLSPAAHLADGSADLILVRKCSRLDFLRYLVRHTNQDDQFDFSFVDVYRVKSFKFTSKLSEDNESSVTDIGKKGFGQFCRDHPSCCCHIANSSWNCDGETLDSSAIEVRVHCQLMKLFARGIEEDCKDETAYSQSSIEQLL; encoded by the exons AGAACTGTTTTTTACCTATCTCTGAGATCATTGCTGTAGAAGAAACTGAACTTAACAAGAAACAGCGCAATATTGGCAAATGGCAAAAAATGGCAAAGCCACATGCTTTCACAG tTTATTATGTGAAGAAAGCCCGAAATCACCGCTGGCGGTGCAATGATGTGACATTTTGGTGTGCTGATGAGCACTTGTGTAATCAGTGGATACAGGTGCTGAAGGAATTACTTGAAATGCAGA AGTCTAGACCAAAGCAGTTGCTGGTGTATATTAATCCATATGGAGGAAAACGACAAGGGAAGAGAATTTATGAACAGAAAGTTGCTCCACTCTTCAGTCTGGCTTCTATCTCCACTGATGTTGTTA TAACTGAACATGCTAACCATGCTAAGGACAATTTATTTGAAgttaatattaataaatatgaTGG TGTTGTTTGTGTTGGTGGGGACGGCATGTTCAGTGAAGTGATGCATGGTCTCATTGGAAGAATGCAGAAGGACTCTGGCATAGACCAAAATAATCCCAAAGCACCGTTAGTCCAGTGCAATATAAGGATTGGCATAATTCCTGCTG gatcAACAGACTGCATATGTTATTCAACTATTGGCATTTCTGATCCAGTAACATCAGCTCTTCATATTATTGTAG GTGACTGTCAGCCTTTGGATGTCTCTTCTGTACATCACAACAACACGTTTTTGAAGTACTCTGTATCATTGTTGGGTTATGGTTTTTATGGAGATCTATTAAAAGATAGTGAAAAGAAGCGGTGGATGGGTCCGATAAGATATGATTACTCAG gcTTCAAGACTTTTCTTTCTCATCATTACTATGAAGGAACACTTTCTTTTCAACCAGCAAAACATACACTGGGATCTCCAAGAGATAAAGATAGCTGCAGAACAGG ATGTTACATTTGCAAGAAAAGTGAGCAACAGCTGGCAGAACAGCGCAAGGAATATGGATTAAAACATGAAG aagatgaagaagaatgGAAGGTTATTAAAGGGAAATTTCTAGCCATCAATGCAGTAAATATGAGCTGTGCCTGTCCAAGAAGTCCAAAAGGTCTTTCACCAGCAGCTCATTTGGCAGATGGTTCAGCTGACCTCATTCTAGTTCGTAAATGCTCAAGATTAGATTTTCTACGGTATCTTGTCAGACACACAAACCAAGATGATCAG tTTGACTTCTCATTTGTAGATGTTTATCGGGTGAAGAGTTTTAAATTTACATCAAAGCTTTCAGAAGACAATGAAAGCAGTGTCACAGACATAGGAAAGAAAGGGTTTGGACAGTTCTGCAGAGATCATCCATCCTGTTGCTGTCATATTGCTAATAGCAGCTGGAATTGTGATGGAGAAACTCTGGACAGCTCAGCAATTGAAGTGAG gGTTCACTGCCAGTTAATGAAACTATTCGCAAGAGGAATTGAGGAAGACTGTAAAGATGAAACTGCCTACAGCCAGAGTAGCATTGAACAATTACTATAA